A region from the Bacillota bacterium genome encodes:
- a CDS encoding substrate-binding domain-containing protein gives MRAARALKRSLLCAVVGILVFGMFAGVSTVSAKPRYVLGFSQVVMNCPYYLALYQGAMDTAAKLNVEVIWLNADNIVARQISDIEDLVTRKVDGLLVNPVTPTALESAINKVLAAKIPIVTVDRELAKGHTAYVGIDQWKAGELAGDFIGKTLGGKGKVIEIAGDPGDSAGKGRGGGFRKVLSEKYPGIKIVGPWIAHYNTAEGMARMEEALAANPDVKLVYCHNDAMALGAMKTLKAAGRTDVLIVGIDGQRQAYEEIKKGGPYLATVINNSYEIASRAVEIMVDILDGKKVPEKTITGTILVTKENVDKYYDPDSVF, from the coding sequence ATGCGTGCAGCCCGAGCTTTGAAGAGATCACTGTTGTGTGCGGTCGTTGGCATTCTCGTCTTTGGGATGTTCGCCGGAGTGTCCACGGTCTCGGCCAAACCCCGCTACGTGCTGGGGTTCTCTCAGGTGGTCATGAACTGCCCGTACTACCTCGCGCTTTACCAGGGTGCCATGGACACTGCCGCGAAGCTGAACGTGGAAGTGATATGGCTCAACGCTGACAACATCGTGGCCAGGCAGATCTCCGATATTGAGGACCTCGTGACCCGGAAGGTCGACGGCCTGCTCGTCAACCCTGTCACGCCGACTGCTCTTGAGTCCGCGATCAACAAAGTTCTCGCGGCCAAGATCCCCATTGTGACCGTTGACCGCGAACTTGCCAAGGGACACACTGCCTACGTTGGCATCGACCAGTGGAAAGCCGGTGAGCTGGCTGGGGATTTCATCGGCAAGACCCTCGGTGGCAAGGGTAAGGTTATCGAGATTGCCGGTGACCCGGGGGACTCTGCGGGCAAAGGTCGTGGAGGCGGGTTCAGGAAGGTCCTGAGCGAGAAATATCCAGGTATCAAGATCGTAGGCCCGTGGATCGCTCATTACAACACCGCTGAAGGCATGGCCAGGATGGAGGAGGCCCTTGCGGCCAACCCCGACGTCAAGTTGGTTTACTGCCACAACGACGCGATGGCGCTTGGCGCAATGAAGACCCTCAAGGCTGCGGGGCGTACAGACGTTTTGATCGTCGGAATCGACGGCCAGCGTCAGGCCTACGAGGAAATCAAGAAAGGCGGCCCATATCTCGCTACCGTGATCAATAACTCGTACGAGATCGCCAGTCGGGCCGTGGAGATCATGGTGGATATACTCGACGGCAAGAAGGTGCCTGAGAAGACCATCACCGGCACGATTCTTGTGACCAAGGAGAACGTCGACAAGTACTACGATCCCGACAGCGTGTTCTGA